One stretch of Prunus persica cultivar Lovell chromosome G1, Prunus_persica_NCBIv2, whole genome shotgun sequence DNA includes these proteins:
- the LOC18790283 gene encoding probable glycosyltransferase At5g03795, which produces MKPACLFLNKMPKLKRRLLLTVLLLLAVSSASWFAIFLLHSSEEQGSPSNLGRLSASPPTPLPVDSGPYHNWQLFAADFEDMIQSFKIYVYPTNSASSSFASSASIFLPHPNPFDPKLGNYFSEHMFKLSLLSSSLITTNPEKANLFFLPFSVNLLRNDPRVHSEPSIADFVARYTTSISQDLPFWNASLGSDHFYACCHSVCREASSKHVGLRNNAIQLTCSSSYFQRFYVTHKDVALPQVWPRPPQHALNPPHARDKLVYFAGRIQNSNIRQQLVDLWGNETYMDIFPGQPSYPYEEGFRRSKYCLHVKGYEVNTARVSDAVHYGCVPVIISNHYELPFANVLDWSKFSVIVNNGDVALLKRTLLSITRRKYMSMYHNLCEVRRHFVWHETPKGYDSFYMTAYQLWLKRSSLRLSS; this is translated from the exons ATGAAGCCTGCGTGCTTATTTCTGAACAAAATGCCTAAACTCAAACGCCGGCTGCTCCTGACcgtgctgctgctgctggcaGTCTCTTCAGCTTCCTGGTTTGCCATCTTTCTCCTTCATTCGTCAGAAGAACAAGGCAGCCCTTCCAATTTGGGTCGTCTCTCAGCTTCTCCTCCCACACCACTTCCTGTAGATTCGGGTCCTTACCACAACTGGCAGCTCTTTGCTGCTGACTTTGAAGACATGATCCAAAGCTTCAAGATTTATGTTTATCCCACCaattctgcttcttcttcttttgcttcCTCTGCTTCCATTTTCCTTCCCCACCCAAACCCATTCGATCCAAAACTCGGAAACTACTTCAGCGAGCACATGTTCAAGCTGTCTCTGCTTAGCAGCTCCCTCATCACCACCAACCCAGAAAAAGCCAATCTCTTCTTCCTACCCTTCTCAGTCAATCTCCTCAGAAACGACCCACGTGTCCATTCTGAGCCGTCCATTGCAGATTTTGTTGCCCGATACACCACCAGCATCAGCCAAGATTTGCCCTTCTGGAATGCCTCTCTAGGCTCTGACCATTTCTATGCCTGCTGTCACTCTGTTTGTCGAGAGGCCTCCTCCAAACATGTTGGGTTGCGCAACAATGCCATTCAGCTCACTTGCTCCTCCAGCTACTTCCAAAGATTCTACGTTACCCACAAAGATGTTGCCTTGCCCCAAGTTTGGCCTCGCCCTCCTCAGCATGCCCTCAACCCCCCACATGCCAG GGATAAGCTTGTGTACTTTGCGGGCCGAATTCAAAACTCTAATATCCGGCAGCAGCTGGTAGATTTATGGGGCAATGAGACATACATGGATATATTCCCAGGGCAACCATCTTACCCTTATGAGGAGGGGTTTAGGAGGAGCAAGTATTGCCTCCATGTTAAAGGCTATGAGGTCAACACTGCCAGGGTGAGCGATGCCGTACATTATGGGTGCGTTCCTGTTATAATTTCCAACCACTACGAGCTTCCATTTGCCAATGTATTAGACTGGAGCAAGTTTTCAGTTATTGTCAACAATGGCGATGTTGCCTTGTTGAAGAGGACATTGTTGTCGATAACAAGACGAAAGTACATGAGCATGTACCATAATTTGTGTGAGGTTCGAAGGCATTTTGTTTGGCATGAGACTCCCAAGGGCTATGACTCTTTCTACATGACTGCTTACCAGTTGTGGCTCAAAAGGAGCTCCCTGCGTCTGTCTTCCTAA